The following coding sequences lie in one Seriola aureovittata isolate HTS-2021-v1 ecotype China chromosome 5, ASM2101889v1, whole genome shotgun sequence genomic window:
- the LOC130169069 gene encoding nuclear factor 7, brain-like produces the protein MAEKVALLESFLSCHVCSETFRDPVSLSCNHSFCSSCLKKFWEQAKNKNCPICKRKSSKSDPGLNFTLKELADSFAGRQKSGSSETELGEKKVEVVCSKHQEEPKLFCKDEDRAVCPVCEFSLHHGHKVVPVEQAVSDLKEQLKSDLKSLQDKRNKYKQVEKTYSETIQHSKKQLSSTERQIRAEFNKLHQFLKEEEESRLAALREEEEQKGKTISREMKMIQEQISSLSDSISAVEEDLQKHNVPFLSSYKATQTRATAQCSLSDPQLLSGALTDVAKHLGNLSFRVWEKMKEKVHFSPVILDPNTANPWLHLSDDLTSVRNGDTYQQLPDNPERFTQYANVLGSEGFSSGKHSWEVEVGDHPVWNVGLTKESVDRKGEIFISPEYGFWCLLHRSGKYTNGVGKTVTVKKSLQRIRVQLDYDRGEVSFYDPEDMTHIYTYRETFIEKLFPHFSIGKSGDAKTSVIKLCHTEISL, from the coding sequence ATGGCTGAGAAAGTTGCTCTACTTGAAAGTTTCCTGAGTTGCCACGTGTGTTCAGAGACTTTCAGAGATCCTGTGTCTCTGAGCTGCAACCACAGCTTCTGTTCAAGCTGCCTGAAGAAATTCTGGGAacaagctaaaaacaaaaactgtcccATTTGCAAAAGAAAATCTTCAAAGAGTGATCCAGGACTGAATTTTACACTGAAGGAACTGGCTGATTCCTTTGCTGGGAGACAGAAATCTGGATCATCTGAGACAGAACTGGGAGAGAAGAAGGTGGAGGTGGTTTGTAGTAAACATCAAGAAGAGCCTAAATTGTTCTGTAAGGATGAAGATAGAGctgtgtgtcctgtctgtgaGTTTTCTCTCCACCACGGTCACAAGGTGGTTCCTGTAGAACAAGCAGTCAGTGACCTGAAGGAGCAGCTGAAATCTGACTTAAAGTCTCTACAGGACAAGaggaacaaatacaaacaagtggagaaaacatacagtgaaaCGATTCAACACTCCAAGAAGCAGCTGTCGTCCACAGAGAGgcagatcagagcagagttCAACAAGCTCCACCAGTtcctgaaagaggaagaggagtccAGACTGGCagctctgagggaggaagaggagcagaagggGAAGACTatcagcagagagatgaagatgattCAGGAGCAGATCTCCTCTCTGTCAGACAGTATCTCTGCTGTTGAAGAagacctgcagaaacacaacgtGCCGTTCCTCAGCAGTTATAAAGCCACTCAGACCAGAGCCACAGCCCAGTGCTCACTGTCAGATCCACAGCTGCTCTCAGGAGCTCTGACAGATGTGGCCAAACACCTGGGCAACCTGTCCTTCAGAGTCTgggagaagatgaaggagaaggtCCACTTCAGTCCTGTCATTCTGGACCCAAACACTGCAAACCCCTGGCTCCATCTGTCTGATGATCTGACCAGTGTGAGAAATGGAGACACATATCAGCAGCTCCCTGACAATCCAGAGAGATTCACTCAGTATGCCAATGTTCTGGGCTCTGAGGGCTTCAGCTCAGGGAAACACAgctgggaggtggaggtgggagacCATCCTGTCTGGAATGTGGGTTTGACTAAAGAGTCAGTTGACAGGAAGGGAGAAATTTTTATTTCACCAGAATATGGATTCTGGTGTTTATTACATCGCAGTGGAAAATACACCAATGGTGTTGGTAAGACTGTCACAGTGAAGAAGAGTCTCCAGAGGATCAGAGTCCAGCTGGACTATGACAGGGGGGAGGTGTCCTTCTACGACCCTGAAGACATGACTCACATCTACACTTACAGAGAAACTTTCATTGAGAAACTCTTCCCACATTTCAGTATTGGAAAGTCTGGTGACGCCAAAACCTCTGTTATCAAACTATGTCACACTGAGATTTCTCTGTGA
- the LOC130169766 gene encoding nuclear factor 7, brain-like, with protein sequence MAEKVALVESFLSCHVCSETFKDPVSLSCNHSFCSSCLKKFWEQAKNKNCPICKRKSSEAFPTVNFALKELADSFAGRQKSGSSETELGEKKVEVVCSKHQEETKLFCMDEDRAVCPVCEFSLHHGHKVVPVEQAVSDLKEQLKSDLKSLQDKRNKYKQVEKTYSEMTEISKEQLSSTERQIRAEFNKLHQFLKEEEESRLAALREEEEQKGKTISRGMKMIQEQISSLSDSISAVEEDLQKHNVPFLSSYKATQTRATAQCSLSDPQLLSGALTDVAKHLGNLSFRVWEKMKEKVHFSPVILDPNTASPWLHLSDDLTSVRHGDTKQQLPDNPERFTQYVTVLGSEGFSSGKHSWEVEVGDHPDWIVGLTKESVDRKGECPASPEYGICCLSHDDDEYTNGDGETVPVKKSLQRIRVQLDYDRGEVSFYDPEDTTHIYTHRDTFTEKLFPYFNIGEAGDAKTSVIKLCHTEISL encoded by the coding sequence ATGGCTGAGAAAGTCGCTCTGGTTGAAAGTTTCCTGAGTTGCCATGTGTGTTCAGAGACTTTCAAAGATCCTGTGTCTCTGAGCTGCAACCACAGCTTCTGTTCAAGCTGCCTGAAAAAATTCTGGGAacaagctaaaaacaaaaactgtcccATTTGTAAAAGGAAATCCTCAGAGGCTTTTCCAACTGTAAACTTTGCACTGAAGGAACTGGCTGATTCCTTTGCTGGGAGACAGAAATCTGGATCATCTGAGACAGAACTGGGAGAGAAGAAGGTGGAGGTGGTTTGTAGTAAACATCAAGAAGAGACTAAATTGTTCTGTATGGATGAAGATAGAGctgtgtgtcctgtctgtgaGTTTTCTCTCCACCACGGTCACAAGGTGGTTCCTGTAGAACAAGCAGTCAGTGACCTGAAGGAGCAGCTGAAATCTGACTTAAAGTCTCTGCAGGACAAGaggaacaaatacaaacaagtggagaaaacatacagtgaaatgactgaaatctCCAAGGAGCAGCTGTCGTCCACAGAGAGgcagatcagagcagagttCAACAAGCTCCACCAGTtcctgaaagaggaagaggagtccAGACTGGCagctctgagggaggaagaggaacagaAGGGGAAGACTATCAGCAGAGGGATGAAGATGATTCAGGAGCAGATCTCCTCTCTGTCAGACAGTATCTCTGCTGTTGAAGAagacctgcagaaacacaacgtGCCGTTCCTCAGCAGTTATAAAGCCACTCAGACCAGAGCCACAGCCCAGTGCTCACTGTCAGATCCACAGCTGCTCTCAGGAGCTCTGACAGATGTGGCCAAACACCTGGGCAACCTATCCTTCAGAGTCTgggagaagatgaaggagaaggtCCACTTCAGTCCTGTCATTCTGGACCCAAACACTGCAAGCCCCTGGCTCCATCTGTCTGATGATCTGACCAGTGTGAGACATGGGGacacaaagcagcagctccCTGACAATCCAGAGAGATTCACTCAGTATGTCACTGTTCTGGGCTCTGAGGGCTTCAGCTCAGGGAAACACAgctgggaggtggaggtgggagacCATCCTGACTGGATTGTGGGTTTGACTAAAGAGTCAGTTGACAGGAAGGGAGAGTGTCCTGCTTCACCAGAATATGGAATTTGTTGTTtatcacatgatgatgatgaatacaCCAATGGTGATGGTGAGACTGTCCCAGTGAAGAAGAGTCTCCAGAGGATCAGAGTCCAGCTGGACTATGACAGGGGGGAGGTGTCCTTCTACGACCCTGAAGACACGACTCACATCTACACTCACAGAGACACTTTTACTGAGAAACTCTTCCCATATTTTAATATTGGAGAAGCTGGTGACGCCAAAACCTCTGTTATCAAACTATGTCACACTGAGATTTCTCTGTGA
- the LOC130169035 gene encoding nuclear factor 7, brain-like, with product MAEKVALVESFLSCHVCSETFRDPVSLSCNHSFCSSCLKKFWEQAKNKNCPICKRKSSKNFTGINFALKELADSFAGRQKSGSSETELGEKKVNVVCSKHQEEPKLFCKDEDRAVCPVCEFSLHHGHKVVPVEQAVSDLKEQLKSDLKSLQDKRNKYKQVEETYSEVIQHSKKQLLSTERQIRAEFNKLHQFLKEEEESRLAALREEEEQKGKTISREMKMIQEQISSLSDSISAVEEDLQKHNVPFLSSYKATQTRARAQCSLSDPQLLSGALTDVAKHLGNLSFRVWEQMKEKVHFSPVILDPNTAYPWIHLSDDLTSGRQEYTKQQLPDNPERFTKYADVLGSEGFSSGKHSWEVEVGDHPDWNVGLAKESVDRKGEIFISPEYGFWCLFHRSGKYTNGVGKTVKVKKSLQRIRVQLDYDRGEVSFYDPEDMTHIYTYRDTFTEKLFPYFSITKSGDAKTSDIKLCHTEISL from the coding sequence ATGGCTGAGAAAGTCGCTCTGGTTGAAAGTTTCCTGAGTTGCCACGTGTGTTCAGAGACTTTCAGAGATCCTGTGTCTCTGAGCTGCAACCACAGCTTCTGTTCAAGCTGCCTGAAGAAATTCTGGGAacaagctaaaaacaaaaactgtcccATTTGTAAAAGAAAGTCTTCAAAGAATTTTACAGGTATAAACTTTGCACTGAAGGAACTGGCTGATTCCTTTGCTGGGAGACAGAAATCTGGATCATCTGAGACAGAACTGGGAGAGAAGAAGGTGAATGTGGTTTGTAGTAAACATCAAGAAGAGCCTAAATTGTTCTGTAAGGATGAAGACAGAGctgtgtgtcctgtctgtgaGTTTTCTCTCCACCACGGTCACAAGGTGGTTCCTGTAGAACAAGCAGTCAGTGACCTGAAGGAGCAGCTGAAATCTGACTTAAAGTCTCTGCAGGACAAGaggaacaaatacaaacaagtgGAGGAAACATACAGTGAAGTGATTCAACACTCCAAGAAGCAGTTGTTGTCCACAGAGAGgcagatcagagcagagttCAACAAGCTCCACCAGTtcctgaaagaggaagaggagtccAGACTGGCagctctgagggaggaagaggagcagaagggGAAGACTatcagcagagagatgaagatgattCAGGAGCAGATCTCCTCTCTGTCAGACAGTATCTCTGCTGTTGAAGAagacctgcagaaacacaacgtGCCGTTCCTCAGCAGTTATAAAGCCACTCAGACCAGAGCCAGAGCCCAGTGCTCACTGTCAGATCCACAGCTGCTCTCAGGAGCTCTGACAGATGTGGCCAAACACCTGGGCAACCTGTCCTTCAGAGTCTGGGAGCAGATGAAGGAGAAGGTCCACTTCAGTCCTGTCATTCTGGACCCAAACACTGCATACCCCTGGATCCATTTGTCTGATGATCTGACCAGTGGTAGACAGGAATacacaaagcagcagctccCTGACAATCCAGAGAGATTCACTAAGTATGCAGATGTTCTGGGCTCTGAGGGCTTCAGCTCAGGGAAACACAgctgggaggtggaggtgggagacCATCCTGACTGGAATGTGGGTTTGGCTAAAGAGTCAGTTGACAGAAAGGGAGAAATTTTTATTTCACCAGAATATGGATTCTGGTGTTTATTTCATCGCAGTGGAAAATACACCAATGGTGTTGGTAAGACTGTCAAAGTGAAGAAGAGTCTCCAGAGGATCAGAGTCCAGCTGGACTATGACAGGGGGGAGGTGTCCTTCTACGACCCTGAAGACATGACTCACATCTACACTTACAGAGACACTTTCACTGAGAAACTCTTCCCATATTTCAGTATTACAAAGTCTGGTGACGCCAAAACCTCTGATATCAAATTGTGTCACACTGAGATTTCTCTGTGA